Part of the Oncorhynchus gorbuscha isolate QuinsamMale2020 ecotype Even-year unplaced genomic scaffold, OgorEven_v1.0 Un_scaffold_7386, whole genome shotgun sequence genome is shown below.
ccggaaggtggtgattgactccgctgtcctggcgtcgtgagggagtttgttccaccattggggggccagggcagcgaacagttttgactgggctgagcgggagctgtacttcctcagtggtagggaggcgagcaggccagaggtggatgaacgcagtgcccttgtttgggtgtagggcctgatcagagcctggaggtactgaggtgccgttcccctcacagctccgtaggcaagcaccatggtcttgtagcggatgcgagcttcaactggaagccagtggagagaacggaggagcggggtgacgtgagagaacttgggaaggttgaacaccagacgggctgcggcgttctggatgagttgaaggggtttaatggcacaggcagggagcccagccaacagactccaattgagaatcgcctcaggcagccaagcctaactagacacacccctaatcatacacaatcccaattaatacaaaccccaatatgaaacacaacatataaacccatgtcacaccctggcctacccaaacatataccaaaaacacaaaatacaatgaccaaggcgtgacacccctCTCCTTTTTATTGTAAATCTGGGACCCCTCTCCTTTTTAATGGAAATCTGGGATCCCTCTCCTTTTTAATGGAAATCTGGGATCCCTCTCCTTTTTAATGGAAATCTGGGACCCCTCTCCTTTTTAATGGAAATCTGGGACCCCTCTCCTTTTTAATGGAAATCTGGGATCCCTCTCCTTTTTATTGTAAATCTGGGACCCCTCTCCTTTTTAATGGAAATCTGGGACCCCTCTCCTTTTTAATGGAAATCTGGGACCCCTCTCCTTTTTAATGGAAATCTGGGACCCCTCTCCTTTTTAATGGAAATCTGGGACCCCTCTCCTTTTTAATGGAAATCTGGGACCCCTCTCCTTTTTAATGGAAATCTGGGATCCCTCTCCTTTTTAATGGAAATCTAATGGAAATCTCATTAAAACTGCTGAATTACCCATTTTGCTTGAACTGCTTTTCAGAATGTATGTTGCCTCCAGTTATCTCATAAAACACAACAACACCAACCCCACTAGGTAAATAGATGAACTATTCCACTATGAGGTTGTCTGATGTTTCTATTCATGACCAGTTTTATCATCTTCGTAGTGCGCCTCAGAACATAGAAGAAATATATGTTTTGCCGTGGCGCCACAGATAAACTGCAGATAGACTGCATCGGAAACACTGTCGGAAACACTGCTCCAATCTGTGATTAAGGTTAGTGTAGCCCGTGTGTGTAACTACCCACCTCCAACAATCCTTCCCTCCCAGTACGTGAAGCTGATGAACTtcgaggaggaggtgagggcgcATCGAGACCTGGACGGCTTCCTGGCCAGAGCTAGCATCGTATTGGACGAAACGGCGCCGGCGCTAGACGACGTTCTGAAGAGGATGTTGCATCACGTGGGGCAGGACAGCCACACGGCCGAGCCAGGATGCCATTTTGAGGAGGTCATGAGCATGTTGTTCACCGACGCAGGAGCACAGGAGATTAACGGTGAGCAACACACTACATAGCTCTTTATGGGGTCTATATGACAGGTTATAACTGGTTGTGGCAGTTTAATGACAGGTTATGTGCATGTTGTTCACTGACGCAGGAGCTCAGGAGGTTAACGGTAAGGAGCTCTATATGAGGTCCCTATGTCAGGTTATAGCAGTCTAATGACAGGTTATTGGTAGGTCATGAGCATGTTGTTCACTGGTGCAGGAGCTCAGAGGATAACAGTGAGCAGCTttatcctaatcctaaccttgtACAGCTCTCTGAGGTCTATATGATAGTTTATAACAGAGAtggtgatggatggagggagatgtGTTTAAAAATAAACTGACAGACATGAGCCATGTTGGAAGGATCAAGGTTCAATGTTGGGCATCCAGGTATTTgtattttccctctctccctctgtctctccccctgtctctccccctgtctctccccctgtctctcccactgtctctcccactgtctctcccactgtctctcccactgtctctcccactgtctctctccctgtctctctccctgtctctctccctgtctctctccccctgtctctctctgtctctccctctgtctctcactgactctccctctgtctctcactgactctccctctgtctctcactgactctccctctgtctctcactgactctccctctgtctctctccctctgtctctctccctctgtctctctccctctgtctctctccctctgtctctccccctgtctctccccctgtctatccctctgtctctccctctgtctctccctctgtctctccctctgtctccccctctgtctctctccctgtctctctccctgtctctctccctgtctctctccctgtctctctccctgtctctctccctgtctctctctcactgtctctcactgactctccctctgtctctcactgactctccctctgtctctcactgactctccctctgtctctcactgactctccctctgtctctcactgactctccctctgtctctcactgactctccctctgtctctcactgactctctccctctgtctctccctctgtctctccctctgtctctccctctgtctctccctctgtctttccccctctgtctctctccctgactctctccctgtctctctccctgtctctctccctgtctctctccctgtctctctctccctgtctctctctccctgtctctctctctgtctccctgtctgtctccctgtctctcactgactctccctctgtctctcactgactctccctctgtgtctctcactgactctccctctgtctctctccctgtctctctccctgtctctctccctgtctctctctccctgtctctctctctgtctccctgtctctcactgactctccctctgtctctcactgactctccctctgtctctcactgactctccctctgtctctcactgactctccctctgtctctcactgactctccctctgactctccctctgtctctccctctgtctctccctctgtctctccctctgtctctctccctgtctctctccctgtctctctccctgtctctctccctgtctctctccctgtctctctccctgtctctctccctgtctctctctgactctccctctgtctctcactgactctccctctgtctctcactgactctccctctgtctctcactgactctccctctgactctccctctgtctctccctctgtctctccctctgtctc
Proteins encoded:
- the LOC124029714 gene encoding solute carrier family 4 member 11-like; amino-acid sequence: ADDSGCVLLNTSRKYVKLMNFEEEVRAHRDLDGFLARASIVLDETAPALDDVLKRMLHHVGQDSHTAEPGCHFEEVMSMLFTDAGAQEINAHLVSETIQGSNSHCHRVQYQQSWLCIL